A stretch of the Desulfobacter sp. genome encodes the following:
- a CDS encoding RNA methyltransferase, protein MNPDNFYVILVKPQGPINIGSVCRAMMNFGFTQLRLVSPCKEYLSLDAKKMAMTAFHLLENAPVFDTLDQALADVHQAFGTTRRFGKYRKNFLTPATAAKQITADQQDKESNDSIKHALVMGPEDTGLETCDLELCQHFITIPTHEGYPSMNLSHSLSVLLYEISLKSDSGRQFYDPKVKHPATGLEMESMFAHMKTTLLDIDYLDPQNPDHLLRAFRRIFGSAGLSSRDVRIIRGLMSRIDWTESERRKNMPENPNNG, encoded by the coding sequence ATGAATCCAGACAATTTTTATGTCATCCTTGTCAAACCCCAGGGACCCATCAATATCGGTTCGGTCTGCCGGGCCATGATGAATTTCGGGTTTACCCAGCTGAGGCTTGTCAGCCCCTGCAAAGAATATCTATCACTGGACGCTAAAAAGATGGCCATGACCGCCTTTCATCTGCTTGAAAACGCCCCTGTTTTCGACACCCTGGACCAGGCCCTCGCAGATGTTCACCAGGCCTTTGGCACCACACGACGGTTTGGCAAGTACAGAAAAAACTTTTTAACCCCTGCCACGGCAGCAAAGCAGATTACAGCCGATCAACAGGATAAAGAATCAAACGATTCCATAAAACATGCCCTGGTCATGGGGCCGGAGGACACGGGTCTTGAGACCTGTGACCTGGAGCTTTGCCAGCATTTTATCACCATCCCCACCCATGAAGGCTACCCTTCCATGAACCTGAGCCATTCCCTCTCTGTCCTGCTCTACGAAATTTCATTAAAGTCAGATTCCGGCAGGCAGTTTTATGATCCCAAGGTCAAACACCCGGCCACCGGCCTTGAAATGGAATCCATGTTCGCCCACATGAAAACCACCCTTTTGGACATTGATTATTTAGATCCCCAGAACCCGGATCATCTGCTTCGGGCCTTTCGGCGCATTTTCGGCAGTGCAGGCCTCTCTTCCAGGGACGTCAGGATCATCCGTGGGCTGATGAGCCGCATTGACTGGACAGAATCGGAACGAAGAAAAAACATGCCCGAAAACCCAAACAACGGATAG
- a CDS encoding D-tyrosyl-tRNA(Tyr) deacylase yields MKAIVQRVKNAQVTVDNTIISRITKGLMVLLGVADKDSEKEADYLVDKIIHLRVFEDDQGKMNLSLKDVKGELLVVSQFTLMGDCKKDRRPSFIKAARPEEANRLYTYFTAKAADAGVVVKTGQFQANMDVSLFKQGPVTLILESRP; encoded by the coding sequence ATGAAAGCAATTGTACAACGGGTCAAAAATGCCCAGGTCACCGTAGACAACACCATTATTTCCCGCATTACAAAGGGCTTGATGGTCCTTTTAGGCGTGGCCGACAAAGACAGTGAAAAAGAGGCCGACTACCTGGTGGATAAAATTATTCACCTGAGGGTGTTTGAAGATGACCAGGGTAAAATGAATCTCTCTCTCAAGGATGTCAAAGGTGAGCTTTTGGTGGTCTCCCAGTTCACCCTTATGGGGGATTGTAAAAAAGACCGCCGCCCGTCATTCATCAAGGCAGCCCGGCCGGAGGAGGCCAACCGGCTCTATACCTATTTTACAGCCAAGGCCGCAGATGCCGGCGTGGTGGTAAAAACCGGGCAATTCCAGGCCAATATGGACGTATCCCTGTTCAAGCAGGGTCCGGTGACCCTGATCCTGGAATCCAGGCCATGA
- a CDS encoding radical SAM domain-containing protein: METNNFTVYPRTKYRDESLSIELNCQGSNTYEKISFPIKYGIFSRLETQNIILEFDLNNEIRHARSKTDQWSHPQEWLKRTKGNDWIYYSTGGYAGVFESIGEYYLPNLVYTTNSLLGGKPFEEPEVARLSKRWHQTLAEIQIKEKKMPGPIRSWVDKIKSKTPADLADKADRLFKIPGARTTVLPPDARHSDYDVIPLTIADGCLYKCRFCKVKNKKPFSPRSQKNIDDQLDAFKDLYANDLINYNSLFLGEHDALNAPADLILYSAAKAHKVLNLGNAYMKNPRLYIFGSVDALLNARESLFTRLNKSPFHTHINIGLESFDQATLERIGKPVTPKKVGLAFDRMQAINKRFDRIEMTCNFIMDENLPPGHPPAMIALVREKFKFTRPKGSVYLSPLQFGKPSREVLFDFYHLKTQSRLPMFLYIIQRL, translated from the coding sequence ATGGAGACAAACAATTTTACAGTCTACCCAAGGACAAAATATAGGGATGAGTCCCTTTCCATAGAACTCAACTGCCAGGGCAGCAACACCTATGAAAAAATTTCCTTTCCAATAAAATACGGCATCTTTTCAAGACTGGAAACCCAAAACATCATCCTTGAATTTGATCTGAACAACGAAATCAGGCATGCCCGTTCCAAAACAGACCAATGGTCCCATCCCCAGGAATGGCTCAAACGGACCAAGGGTAACGACTGGATCTACTATTCCACAGGGGGATATGCAGGTGTATTTGAATCCATTGGCGAATATTATTTACCCAACCTTGTCTACACCACCAATTCCCTTTTAGGGGGAAAGCCCTTTGAGGAACCAGAGGTGGCAAGGCTGTCAAAGCGCTGGCACCAGACCCTGGCCGAGATCCAAATCAAAGAAAAAAAAATGCCCGGCCCCATAAGGTCCTGGGTGGATAAGATCAAATCAAAAACGCCTGCAGACCTTGCAGATAAAGCAGATCGACTGTTTAAAATCCCGGGTGCCCGGACCACGGTTCTGCCTCCGGACGCCCGGCATTCGGATTATGACGTTATCCCCTTGACCATTGCTGACGGCTGTCTTTACAAGTGTCGGTTCTGCAAGGTAAAAAATAAAAAACCATTCTCCCCAAGATCCCAAAAAAACATTGATGATCAGTTGGATGCGTTCAAAGACTTGTACGCCAATGATCTCATAAATTACAACAGCCTTTTTTTAGGGGAGCACGATGCGCTGAACGCGCCGGCGGACCTGATTTTATACTCAGCAGCCAAAGCCCACAAGGTCTTGAATCTCGGCAACGCCTACATGAAAAACCCGAGGCTTTATATTTTCGGTTCAGTGGATGCCCTGCTCAATGCCCGGGAATCACTTTTTACCCGATTGAACAAATCCCCATTTCACACCCATATCAACATCGGGCTTGAATCCTTTGACCAGGCCACTTTAGAACGCATTGGCAAGCCTGTCACCCCCAAAAAGGTGGGTCTTGCATTTGACCGGATGCAGGCCATCAACAAGCGTTTTGACCGCATTGAAATGACATGTAATTTTATCATGGATGAAAACCTGCCCCCGGGGCACCCCCCTGCCATGATAGCGCTGGTCCGGGAAAAATTCAAATTCACCCGGCCCAAGGGCAGTGTATACCTTTCCCCCCTGCAATTTGGAAAGCCCTCCAGAGAAGTCCTCTTTGACTTTTACCACCTGAAAACCCAAAGCCGGCTGCCCATGTTTCTCTATATCATCCAGCGGCTGTAA
- a CDS encoding cold-shock protein, producing the protein MTNGIVKWFNDSKGFGFIELEDGGKDVFVHHSGINAMGFKSLNEGDRVSFDIEEGQKGPAATNVTVL; encoded by the coding sequence ATGACAAATGGTATCGTAAAATGGTTTAACGACTCAAAAGGTTTTGGTTTTATCGAATTAGAAGATGGTGGAAAAGATGTATTTGTTCATCATTCAGGAATTAACGCAATGGGTTTCAAATCCCTCAATGAAGGGGATCGCGTATCCTTTGATATTGAAGAAGGACAAAAAGGCCCTGCGGCGACAAATGTAACCGTGCTTTAG
- a CDS encoding Coenzyme F420 hydrogenase/dehydrogenase, beta subunit C-terminal domain, with product MNKTFFNLIQDVQKNGKCHHCGGCVTFCSAINYGALDLDETGKPRFGEIEKCIECGLCYSICPETEELDLEIKKNLGWEAPYGKMIGTSVSRARDEELRSRGTDGGIVTAILTHLFDNGRINGAIVSKNTEDGRIPFLATTREELMDSAGSCFHHSHGMTRLAKAYNTFSPSIAALGRFRTGIPDRLAFVGTPCQINTMRKMQAMGIVPADAVSYCFGLFCSGNFLFDAEAFRHIENRYQFRYADVEKINIKEDFIFTLYSGASIQVPVDELDDVKREACQFCSDFSAEYADISFGGLGAESGWTTAMTRTRLGKEVMAEAMKKVLEPWAHKEGVKAITFAENKVKNACDVKKQRADAYIESVSAPKVKIVS from the coding sequence ATGAACAAAACCTTTTTTAATCTGATTCAGGACGTTCAGAAAAATGGGAAATGTCATCATTGCGGCGGTTGCGTCACATTCTGCTCAGCGATTAATTACGGGGCTTTGGATTTGGACGAGACGGGCAAGCCGCGTTTTGGTGAGATCGAGAAATGTATCGAGTGCGGGCTCTGCTATTCCATTTGTCCGGAGACAGAAGAACTTGATCTGGAGATCAAGAAGAATTTAGGCTGGGAAGCACCCTACGGAAAGATGATCGGCACCTCTGTTTCCCGGGCCAGGGATGAAGAACTCAGATCGAGGGGAACTGACGGGGGGATTGTCACGGCTATTTTGACCCATCTTTTTGACAATGGTCGGATCAACGGTGCCATCGTTTCCAAGAATACCGAAGACGGACGAATCCCTTTTTTGGCAACCACCCGGGAGGAATTGATGGATTCGGCAGGCTCTTGTTTTCATCATTCCCACGGCATGACCCGTTTGGCAAAGGCCTATAATACCTTTTCTCCTTCCATTGCAGCATTGGGGCGGTTTCGCACAGGAATTCCAGACCGGCTTGCCTTTGTGGGAACGCCCTGTCAGATCAATACCATGCGCAAAATGCAGGCCATGGGAATCGTTCCTGCGGATGCGGTATCCTATTGTTTTGGTCTTTTTTGTTCTGGCAATTTTCTCTTTGATGCCGAGGCGTTCAGGCATATTGAAAACCGGTATCAATTCAGATATGCAGATGTTGAAAAGATTAATATCAAAGAAGATTTTATTTTTACCCTTTACTCGGGAGCTAGTATTCAGGTTCCGGTTGACGAGCTTGATGATGTGAAGCGGGAGGCTTGCCAGTTCTGCAGTGATTTTTCAGCTGAATACGCAGATATCTCCTTTGGTGGTTTAGGCGCGGAATCCGGATGGACAACCGCCATGACCCGGACCCGGCTTGGAAAAGAGGTGATGGCCGAGGCCATGAAAAAAGTGCTTGAGCCCTGGGCCCATAAAGAAGGGGTAAAGGCGATTACATTTGCGGAAAATAAGGTAAAGAATGCCTGTGATGTGAAAAAACAGCGGGCTGACGCGTATATTGAATCCGTGTCAGCACCCAAGGTCAAGATTGTGTCTTAA
- a CDS encoding ATPase P, translating to MPIFEIPGARTIEISHILLDYNGTLAVDGQPIAGVRKKIQALSSAFDFHVITADTFGSVTQALDGVNCSVVTIPDWDQARAKADYLETLGPSCTIACGNGVNDELMLKNAALGVAVLHEEGLARQSLMAADILIHHILDLFGYLEHPGRLIACLRK from the coding sequence ATGCCCATATTTGAGATTCCCGGGGCCCGCACCATTGAGATCAGCCATATCCTTCTTGATTATAACGGGACCCTGGCCGTGGATGGCCAGCCCATTGCCGGGGTAAGAAAAAAGATTCAGGCCCTGTCTTCAGCGTTTGATTTCCATGTGATCACGGCAGATACATTCGGGTCAGTAACCCAGGCCCTTGACGGAGTGAATTGTTCTGTTGTGACCATCCCTGACTGGGACCAGGCAAGGGCCAAGGCTGATTATCTGGAAACGTTGGGACCCTCTTGCACCATTGCCTGCGGCAACGGGGTCAACGACGAACTCATGTTGAAAAATGCCGCCCTGGGTGTGGCTGTCCTCCATGAAGAGGGACTGGCACGGCAGAGTTTGATGGCCGCAGATATTCTGATCCATCATATTTTGGATCTGTTTGGCTATCTTGAACACCCGGGCCGGTTGATTGCCTGTCTGAGGAAATAA
- a CDS encoding DUF3524 domain-containing protein, with protein sequence MKVLFLEPFYGGSHKDVAKGFARFSSHEVSVITLPPRFWKWRMRGAALYFIREIKDLSAYDLIFATDMMDLTDFKGLAGPDCPPIALYFHENQLSYPLGPHEKRDFHLGFTNIVSALACDGLFFNSRFHLDDFLTAARQLIKQMPDTRPLWMMDELKEKAQVLYPGYRVKGAGLNLGRNDQTPPLVIWNHRWEYDKNPDLFFKVLGQLKSKGVKFQLALMGEQYEIIPKVFEQAQKDFQAELLVYGFQAVEETYWDWLSKGTVVVSTAIQENFGISVMEAVAHGCFPLLPNRLSYLELIPKDLKKEVIYSSESGLLNRLEQVLTLSEQYLPARKVLSEHAIGFSWEILARRWDMMLEKIRKIP encoded by the coding sequence GTGAAAGTTTTGTTTTTGGAACCGTTTTACGGGGGGTCCCACAAGGACGTGGCAAAGGGGTTTGCCCGGTTTTCCTCCCACGAGGTCTCGGTGATTACCCTGCCGCCAAGATTTTGGAAATGGCGGATGCGGGGAGCCGCCCTTTATTTTATCCGGGAAATCAAGGATCTTTCAGCCTATGATCTCATTTTTGCCACGGATATGATGGATCTGACTGATTTCAAAGGGCTGGCAGGGCCGGATTGTCCTCCCATAGCGCTTTATTTCCATGAGAATCAGCTTTCCTACCCGTTGGGACCCCATGAAAAAAGGGATTTTCATCTGGGGTTCACCAATATTGTCTCGGCCCTGGCCTGTGACGGTCTGTTTTTTAATTCCAGGTTTCATCTGGATGATTTTTTAACGGCGGCAAGGCAATTGATCAAGCAGATGCCTGATACAAGGCCATTGTGGATGATGGATGAACTTAAAGAAAAAGCCCAGGTGCTTTATCCGGGCTACCGGGTTAAGGGGGCCGGTCTGAACCTGGGCCGCAATGACCAGACTCCCCCTCTGGTGATTTGGAACCATCGCTGGGAGTATGATAAAAATCCTGACCTGTTTTTCAAGGTGCTCGGACAATTAAAGTCCAAAGGGGTGAAATTTCAACTGGCCCTCATGGGCGAGCAGTACGAGATTATTCCCAAGGTCTTTGAGCAGGCTCAAAAAGACTTTCAGGCCGAGCTTCTGGTCTATGGGTTCCAGGCCGTGGAAGAAACATACTGGGACTGGCTTTCAAAGGGAACTGTGGTGGTGAGCACGGCCATTCAGGAAAATTTTGGGATCTCGGTAATGGAGGCGGTTGCCCATGGCTGTTTCCCACTGCTGCCCAACCGACTCTCCTATCTGGAACTTATCCCAAAAGATTTGAAAAAAGAGGTGATCTATTCCTCTGAGTCAGGCCTTTTAAATCGCCTTGAACAGGTCCTTACCCTTTCTGAACAATATTTACCTGCCCGCAAGGTTTTATCCGAGCATGCCATTGGGTTTTCATGGGAAATATTGGCACGGCGCTGGGACATGATGTTGGAAAAGATTAGAAAGATTCCTTGA
- a CDS encoding (Fe-S)-binding protein, which translates to MQLSQQQIDYCMECGVCTGSCPVAMALEGFSPRQMIKRAMADPHGNILESPDLWACLSCSRCSDRCPVEIDFPGFIRRFRSRARDRGNLPRLSHHGMFQTMTQIQAAQIKNNQGAVGKNRVAWARESGKILETGDYFYFSGCIAQYDVAFQYLDLEMINTAKNNLTLLNKLGIEPVVSEQECCCGHDAYWNGDDDIVEILAKKNIEAIRASGVKTVIFGCPEGYSMFREVYAEKFGPLEFDLVHITEFLARQLPKLDLCFKAKTLDRVTFQDPCRLGRRSGIYEAPRELIRQVQGVELAEMEHHRENAICCGTTGWMECSSCSKLMQVQRLKEAQNAGAKAIVTACPKCQIHLTCATKNTDHDVEIIDLASFLTDHLA; encoded by the coding sequence ATGCAGCTTTCACAACAGCAAATTGATTATTGTATGGAGTGCGGTGTGTGCACGGGATCTTGCCCTGTTGCCATGGCATTGGAAGGCTTTTCCCCCAGGCAGATGATCAAGCGGGCCATGGCCGACCCCCATGGCAATATTCTGGAGAGCCCTGATCTTTGGGCCTGTCTCTCCTGTTCAAGGTGTTCGGACCGGTGTCCTGTGGAGATTGATTTCCCCGGGTTTATCCGACGCTTTCGCAGCCGTGCACGGGACCGGGGCAACTTGCCCAGACTCAGCCATCACGGCATGTTCCAGACCATGACCCAGATCCAGGCGGCCCAGATTAAGAACAATCAGGGTGCGGTTGGAAAGAACAGGGTCGCCTGGGCCAGAGAATCGGGGAAAATTTTAGAAACGGGCGATTATTTTTATTTTTCCGGGTGTATTGCCCAATATGATGTGGCCTTTCAATACCTGGATCTTGAAATGATAAACACGGCCAAGAATAATTTAACTCTGCTCAATAAACTGGGTATTGAACCGGTTGTCTCTGAACAGGAGTGCTGCTGCGGCCATGATGCTTATTGGAACGGGGACGATGACATCGTTGAGATCCTGGCCAAAAAAAATATTGAGGCCATCCGTGCCTCGGGCGTGAAAACGGTGATTTTCGGATGCCCTGAAGGGTATTCCATGTTCCGGGAAGTCTATGCTGAAAAATTCGGCCCCCTGGAATTTGATCTGGTTCATATTACCGAATTCCTGGCCCGGCAGCTGCCAAAATTAGACCTTTGCTTTAAGGCAAAAACCCTTGACCGGGTTACCTTTCAGGATCCCTGCCGTCTGGGTCGGCGATCGGGTATTTACGAGGCGCCAAGAGAGTTGATACGCCAGGTGCAGGGGGTTGAACTGGCCGAGATGGAACATCATCGGGAAAATGCCATCTGCTGCGGCACCACCGGCTGGATGGAATGTTCGTCATGTTCCAAACTCATGCAGGTCCAGCGGCTTAAAGAAGCTCAGAACGCCGGGGCAAAGGCCATTGTAACGGCCTGTCCCAAGTGTCAGATTCATCTGACCTGTGCAACGAAAAATACAGACCATGACGTTGAGATTATCGATCTTGCCTCTTTTTTAACAGATCATCTGGCATAA
- a CDS encoding histidinol-phosphatase, translating to MTYPALISLHGGHSGQFCSHAKDCLEDLIQAYIQKGFKQVGISEHMPPPTDQFLYPDEIRIGLNARDLIDRFARYFKELDRLKIKYKDKILIYKGFETETLSTGFDFIKELIQQFNPDYIVGSVHHVNDICFDYSREGYEAIAKTLGSVEAMYLAYFDAQLEMIEALRPFVVGHFDLIRIFDKDFETRINTPGIKKKIRRNLERIKALDLVLDYNLRPLSRGEDLPYPGTHILDQAKNLGIRVVPGDDAHSAEQAGAFVAEAIQKIEAKGFSTCWPAPEIKP from the coding sequence ATGACCTATCCAGCACTCATATCTTTGCACGGCGGACATTCCGGCCAGTTCTGCTCCCATGCCAAAGATTGTCTTGAAGACCTGATCCAAGCCTATATTCAAAAAGGATTTAAACAGGTGGGCATCAGCGAGCACATGCCCCCGCCAACAGACCAATTTTTATACCCTGACGAAATCCGCATAGGCCTTAACGCCAGGGATCTGATCGACCGGTTTGCCCGGTATTTTAAAGAGCTTGACCGGCTTAAAATCAAATACAAAGACAAAATCCTCATTTACAAGGGATTTGAAACCGAGACCCTGAGCACAGGATTTGATTTTATAAAAGAGCTGATCCAACAATTCAATCCGGATTATATTGTCGGCTCTGTCCACCATGTCAATGATATCTGTTTTGACTATTCCCGTGAGGGATATGAAGCGATTGCCAAGACGCTTGGCTCTGTTGAGGCCATGTACCTGGCCTATTTTGATGCCCAGCTTGAAATGATAGAAGCCCTTCGTCCTTTTGTGGTCGGACATTTTGATTTGATCCGCATCTTTGACAAGGATTTTGAAACCCGGATTAACACCCCTGGGATAAAGAAAAAAATCAGGCGCAACCTTGAGCGGATCAAAGCCCTGGACCTGGTCCTGGATTACAATCTTCGCCCCCTGTCCCGGGGGGAAGATCTTCCCTACCCTGGAACCCATATTCTGGACCAGGCAAAAAATTTAGGCATTCGGGTGGTTCCCGGGGACGACGCCCACAGCGCAGAACAGGCCGGCGCATTTGTGGCAGAAGCCATCCAAAAAATTGAGGCAAAGGGATTTTCCACCTGTTGGCCAGCGCCTGAAATCAAGCCCTGA
- a CDS encoding methyltransferase domain-containing protein: protein MPPFRICYKTIEVGSIDIHVRTLRDIMQFSDIDRVAEKLGISSAAWPMFGVVWPSGEILANFMLDYNVKGKRILEVGCGIGLASLVLNHRLADIWATDYHPEAGSFLAENVILNKGKKIPFVRTGWAGDENDLGRFDLIIGSDLLYERDHVGLLSAFIDDHAKKQCAVVIVDPGRGNHASFSKQMKVLGYSHAQRKPANSEYLDKPFKGQILMYSRS from the coding sequence ATGCCGCCATTTAGAATTTGTTATAAAACCATTGAAGTCGGTTCTATTGATATCCATGTCCGGACCCTTCGGGATATCATGCAATTCAGCGATATAGACAGGGTTGCTGAAAAGTTGGGGATTTCCTCTGCGGCATGGCCCATGTTTGGCGTTGTCTGGCCCTCCGGAGAAATACTTGCCAATTTTATGCTTGATTATAATGTAAAGGGAAAGCGGATATTGGAGGTGGGCTGCGGCATTGGTCTGGCCAGCCTGGTCCTGAACCATCGCCTGGCAGACATCTGGGCAACGGATTACCATCCTGAAGCAGGGTCATTTTTGGCTGAAAATGTGATACTCAACAAGGGGAAAAAAATTCCTTTTGTCCGTACGGGCTGGGCCGGGGATGAGAATGATTTGGGTCGGTTTGATCTCATTATTGGAAGTGACCTTTTGTATGAAAGGGATCATGTCGGGTTGTTGTCCGCCTTTATTGATGATCATGCAAAAAAACAATGTGCCGTTGTGATTGTGGATCCGGGGCGGGGGAATCATGCCTCTTTTAGCAAGCAAATGAAGGTCTTGGGATATTCCCATGCCCAGAGAAAACCTGCCAACAGTGAATACCTGGACAAACCCTTTAAAGGTCAGATACTTATGTATTCCCGGTCGTAA